GGCCAGCAGCGCCGCGAGGACTTTCTCCATGACCAGCAACTCTTTCAATCCGCTGACGATCATTCAAAAATACTTTGATCCGGCCGGCCCGGCGTATCGCGTGCTGGTGGTGCACAGCGTGCTGGTGGCGGCCAAGGCCCTGGCGCTGGCGCGCGCTTATCAGCGCCGCCATCCGGAAGCCGCGCTCGATTTGACGTTCATCGAGCAGGCCGCCTGGCTGCATGACATCGGCATCTTGCGCTGCCATGCGCCCAAGATTCACTGCCACGGCAGCGAGCCTTACATTCGCCACACCATCATCGGCCGGGAGATTCTGGAGCAGGAGGGACTGCCGGCGCATGCCCTGGTGTGCGAGCGCCACACCGGCGCGGGTTTGACGGCCGCGGAAGTGATGCAGCAGAAGCTGCCGCTGCCGGTACGTGACTATCTTCCCCTGAGTCTCGAGGAAAAAATCATCTGTCTGGCCGACCGCTTTTACGTCAAGCCGGAGGCAATGCTGTATCAAGAATTGACGCCGGCGGAGATCAAGGAAAAACTCGCGAAGCACGGGCCGGCGGTGCTCGCGCGCTGGCAGGAGTTGTGCGATTTGTTTTTGCCGGAGGCGTGAGCAGGCTTGTTTCTGCGACGGCTTGGCCGTTGCATCAAGCGCCTCGGAGTTGCCACGAAGCTCGCAGTTTTGGAAACCCCCGGCTCAGCCGGGGGTGGAGGGTTTTCGGACGGGCACGAACCACAACGTTGAGTCGAATTCTACTGCACAGACAAATAGCCACAAAAAGGCGAAAGGTGGAGGCGAAGGGCAACGCCCTGGGAAAGCTGTGACCAAGAGAAATCACCAAGCCCCAGCAGGGCGCCATAGAACCGTTAGGAATACCGTCCCTTCAGGGCTAAATGCGACAAATCCTATCAGTTCCCAGGGCGCTGCCCGTGGGCTATCACATGCGACCCCATTGGCGTCAACCCGGCCTTCTGAACGAGGAGAGTGTATGCTTAACGTTTTAGCACCAACCGGCTTTTCACCCAGCGGAGAGGAAAGGACTTACCATGTCAACCATCAAATTCTTTGACCAGGTCAATCGCAATTTTGACAAGGCCGCGGCGTTTCTGAAATATCCCCAGGGTCTGCTCGATCAGATCAAAATCTGCAACAGCGTCTATCACATCACCTTTCCCTTGAAGAAGGATGATGGCGCGATCGCGACGATTCACGCCTGGCGCGCGGAGCACAGCCATCACAAGTTGCCGGCAAAGGGCGGCATCCGCTACAGTCCGATGGCCAATGAAGATGAAGTCATGGCGCTGGCCGCATTGATGACCTACAAATGCGCGATTGTTGACGTGCCGTTTGGCGGGGCCAAGGGCGCGATCAGAATCGACAAGCGCAACTATTCGCAGGCCGAGCTGGAGCGCCTGACGCGGCGCTACACCTATGAGCTGGTCAAGAAAAACTTCATCGGGCCGGGCGTCGATGTCCCCGCGCCGGATTACGGCACCGGCCCGGCCGAGATGTCGTGGATCGCGGACACCTACAACGCCCTGACGCCCGCGGGCCTGGATACCATGGCCTGCGTCACCGGCAAACCCGTGACCCAGGGCGGCGTGCGCGGCCGCACCGAAGCCACCGGCCGCGGCGTGTATTTCGGCATTCGCGAAGCCTGCAATGACGCCGCGGACATGCGCAAGCTCGGCCTGACTCCCGGCTTGTCCGGCAAAACCGCGATGGTGCAGGGCTTGGGCAACGTCGGCTATCACGCGGCAAAATTTCTGCAAGAGGGCGGCGCCACCCTTGTTGGCTTGATCGAATACGAAGGCGCGATCTACAACGCCAAAGGGCTGGATCTGGAGAAAGTGATGCAGCATCGCCGCGAAACGAAGTCGCTGCTCGGTTTTCCCGGCGCCACCAGCACGCCCAAGAACGCCGAGGGGCTGGAGTGGGAATGCGACATTCTGGTGCCGGCCGCGCTGGAGAATCAAATCACCGCGGAAAACGTCGGCCGCCTCAAGACCAAGATCGTGGCCGAAGGCGCCAACGGCCCGGTGACCGCGGATGCCAACGAAGCTTTGCTGCAAAAGGGCGTGCACATCATTCCCGACATGTATCTCAACGCCGGCGGGGTGACGGTTTCCTATTTCGAGTGGCTGAAGAATCTCTCGCACGTGCGCTTCGGCCGCATGGGCAAGCGTTTCGAAGAGAGCATGAACAAGCGGATGCTGCAAGCGGTCGAGGAGCTGACCGGCAGCAAATTTCCTCAAAACATCTTTGACCAAATCGCGCACGGCGCCGACGAGGAGGATTTGGTGAACTCCGGCCTGGAGGAGACCATGATCTCGGCCTATAACCAGATCAACGAAATTCGCAAGCAACACGGCGGCAAGATCGACCTGCGCACCGCCGCGTTCATCAGTGCCATCGACAAAGTCGCGCGCTCGTACATGGAGTTGGGCATTTTCCCGTGAGAGGATTCTCAATGCAGTGAAGTTTATCCTCGCATGATCAAGGATTAGGATTGTTGCCGGCAGGGAGCCTGTCCACAGCGGCCACAAGCCCAGCGCAGGAGAGGATGCTCACAGCATGACAGCCAGGGGGGATGGTCAAACGCGCCGGCGTTGTTGCGCGCGGCGTCATCCTGCAAAGGAACTTCACCGCCAGGATGCCGGGAATGCCAAGGCAAATCTGACCTTCAACTTTGCGAGCCTGGCATCTGCGCGGTGAATAAAGGTGATTCCGGCTTGCCCGGTTGGGAGAACGCATGGATTTCGTCGTTCCGATTTTTCTGAAGACCCTCTTCGAGTCCGCCAAAAAAGCGGGCTTGCTCGATCTCGCGCAGAAAACCGGCGAGGCGCTTTACGATCAGCTCGTGCAGGAAAAACTCGGCCCGCTTTTCAAAACCAAGTTGGGCCGGTTGATCGAATCCGCAGTGGCGGCCGTGGCCGAGCAGTATGCCGTGCGCCAATCGCAGTTCATGCTGGCTGTGTTGACCGACCCGACGATCGCGGCGGCCATGGATAATCTCGGCACGGGCGAGCTGCCCACGCGCAGCCTGTTGGTGCCGGTGTTTCAGGGCCTGCTCCCCGGCGCCGATGCCGCCGTAGCCGCTGACCGCTTTGTGCAAAAACTCTACGACGGCCTCAGCCGCGATCAGGAGCTGGTCAACCACGCGCTGCTGCTGCTTTCGGAAAGAGAGGCCGAACGCCACCAAACCTTGGTGCGCATGCTGCAGGCTCTCTCGCAGCAATTGCAGCAACCGCAAACCGCGCCACCTCCGCCGCTGCCGGCCATTCCCACCACTCGCCTTGCCCTGGTTCTCGCGCGCGCGGCCGACGGCCAATTCTCCGTCGCCCTGCAGCGCGGCGAGGAAATTCTGGTTCCGCCGCAACCCGCGGTTTTGCCGCGCGATTTTCCATTGACCTACGAAGATCATCTCAAAGCGCTCGCCAGTGGCGTCACCCGCGGCTGGGCCACGCCCGTGGCCTCGCGCGATCAGTTGCTCGACCGCCTCGGCCGGCAGCTCGCCGCGTTTTTTCTCCCCGGCGAAATCGGCAACAAAGTGCATGAGGCCATTGCAGAAGCACAGCAACGCAACGAGCGGGTTGAAATCACCTTCCGCGCCGGCGACCCACAACTGCTCTCTTTGCCCATCGAAGCCACGCACGATCCGGCGATCAACCTGCCGCTCGTGCTTTATCCGCATGTGGCCGTGAGCCGCGCGCTCGCGGGCACCGCCAGCCGGCCGGCCACCGGCATCCCCGGCCCGCTGCGTTTGCTCGTGCTCATCGGCAGCCCGGAGGAAGGGAAAACCAAGGAACCGCTGCTCGATCTCGAAGCTGAGCTGCGCACGATCTTGGACGCGGTTGACCACGCCCGCCACGGCAGCAACTGCATCGTCGAAATTCTCGAAGAAGGCAGTCTCGAGAATCTCAGCGCCAAATTGGAGGCTGAGCCGTTTCACGTGCTTCATATTTCCTGCCACGGCAAGCCCGGCGCGTTGATTTTGGAAGATCGCGACGGCAATCCGGTGGAAGTGTCGCCGCAAAAATTGGCCGACACCATTGCCGCCACCGGCCATCCGCACGTGCCGCTGATCGTGCTGGCTTCGTGTTTGTCCGGCGTGGCCGCAGCGCCAGGGGACGGGTCTGACCTCGGCAGTTTTGCCACGCAATTGGTGCAGCGCGGTTTTCCCGCGGTGGTGGCAATGCAGCATCCGGTGAGCGACGCTTACGCCACCAGCCTCGCCGGTTATCTCTACAAGCATCTCGCTGACGACGAAGTGCCCTCACCGCTGTGGGCCTTCTCCAAAGCCCGGCGACAGGTTGAATTGGATCGCAGGCAAGGGGCAAATGGCAAGGGGCAAGGAGGCAAGGAGCCAAGTGGGCAAGGAGGCAATGAGACAAGGGGAGAAGAGCCGGAATATGCGACGCCGGCGCTTTATCTGGGCGGGGAGGAGGTGCCGTTGTTCGATCGGCGCCAGCCGTTCGAGCGCGTGCGGCCGCAGCCCCAGCCTGCTGCCGTGCACGGGCTGTGTCTGCGCCGGGTCGGCGATTTCATCGGCCGCCGCCGGCAGCAGCGCCAGATTCGGCGCGCCTTGGCCGAGCAGGGAAAAAGCGGTGCCCTCATCACCGGCATGGGCGGAGTCGGCAAAAGCGCGCTCGCCGGCCATGTCATTGAAAACCTCGTTAAGGAAGACTGGCTGCCGGTCACGCTCGTGGGCCGGGTGAATGAGACCGATATCTGCCGTGCGGTGGGCGATCAACTTTGGAGCTTCGCCGAGCAAATGCAATTGCCGAATGACCACGCCCTGCGCCGCCTCGCCACGCCGCTGCGCGCGGTTTATGGGATCACCGACGAGCAGCGCCGGCTGGCGCTGGTGACGGTCTTGCAGAATTTGCCCGTGCTCTTGCTGCTCGACAATTTTGAAGACAATCTCGCCGAGGATCGCCAAACTTTCCGTGATCCGGAATTAGCAGGCTTTCTGCAAAGCCTGACCGATATGCGCCTGGCCGCCAGATTGCTCCTCACCTGCCGCCACCCGGTGCCCAGTCTGCGCCATGGCCTCAGTGAGATTCCGCTCGGCCCGCTGTCGGTGCAGGAAATGCGCAAGCTGCTGCTGCGGCTGCCCAACCTGAAAGACTTGGCCCCGGCGCAGCGGCTGGCGGTTTACCAAAAAGTGGGCGGCCACCCGCGCCTGCTGGAGTTTCTCGATGCCATTCTCGGCGGCGGCAAAGCGCGTTTTGCCGATGTGAGCCGGAAATTGGAGGACAAGCTGCATGAGCTGAACCTCTCGTCCGAGGCCCTGCCGGAAAATTTGGAGGAGGCGCTGCAAACCGCGGTGGCTGCCGGCTGCCGCGACATTCTGCTCGAGGAGCTGATCGCGCTGGCGCAGCAACACCCTGGTGATTGGGACCTGCTGCTCGGCGCCGCGGTTTACGAGCTGCCGGTGGATTTGACCGGCCTGGCGTTTCAGCGCTTTGGCCGGCCGGCGGTGCCAGGCGAGGCAAAGCCTTTGGCCCTGAGCGCCCGGCGCCTGGCCAGTCTCTCTCTGCTGTCAGCGGGGGAGGCGGAGCACTATTTCGTGCACCGCTGGACTGCCGGGCCATTGCTGCAAAAGGCAGAGCCGGCGCAACAGCGCCATTGGCACCAGGCTGCCGCGGACTATTGGCAGTGGCGGGTGAGAAACCAAAGCCACGATATGCAGGAGGCGGCTTTGGCGGTGCGCCATTTATTGCAGGCCGAAAACCTCGACGAGGCCGATAATTTGGGCTGGGGCATACTCGAGCAATTGATGAACTGGGGACACTTCAGCCAAGCCGCGAGTCTCAATCGGGAGATGCTGGCGTATTTTCCGGTGACTCATTCAGCTTATCCTCGCTTGTCGGTCAACCTGGGGGATTTGTTGATCAGCCTGGGCGAGGGCGAGGCGGCGCGGCAGTATTATGAGAAATCTTTGGAGATTCGGGCGAAACTGGCGCAAGCGGAGCCCAATCGGGCGGACTACGCCCGCGACCTGTCGGTGAGTTATGAACGGATGGGGGATTTGTTGCGAAGCCTGGGCGAGGGCGAGGCGGCGCGGCAGTATTATGAGAAATCTTTGGAGATTCGGGCGAAACTGGCGCAAGCGGAGCCTGACCTGCTCGAACGCCGGCTCGATCTCGTCGTCAGTTTCTACAAAATTTCCTCCCTGCACCAGGGTAAAGTAAAACGTGAATACCTCCAGCGCGCCCTTCAAATTCTACTTGAACTGCAGCGCGCCGGCAAGCTCCCTCCGGCCAACGCCGGCTGGATCGCCGCCATTCAACAAGAACTGGCAAAGGGAGTTATCAGTGATCAGTGAGCAGTGATCAGTGAGCAGTGAGCAGTGAGCCTTCGTGGGGCACTGTTGCGATGGCGAATTCGCCGGCGTTGACACCAGCTCAAAAAAGTCCGGGACTACAAGAATCCTGATCACGGTGCACGAACACTTGATCTGATCCTCAACCTTCCACCCATGCCCCACAGCCCACAACCAATAACCTATAACCTACGCCCTACGCCCTACAACCTACAACCCACAACCTACAACCCACAATCCACATGCCCCCCAAAATCACCTTCCTCGGCGCGGGCAGCACGGTTTTCACCTACGCGCTGTTGTGCGATATACTCAGTCACCCGGGGCTGCAACAAGCTACCTTGGCCTTGATGGACATCGATGCCGAGCGGCTGGCCACCTCCGAGCTGGTAGCGCGCAAAGTCAGCCACACGCTGGGCGCGCGGCCGCGCATTATCGCAACGCTCGACCGCCGCGCCGCGCTGGCCGAGGCCGATTACGTCATCACCATGCTGCAAGTCGGCGGTTACCGTCCCAGCACGGTGATCGACTTCGAGATTCCCAAAAAATACGGCCTGCGCCAAACCATCGGCGACACGCTCGGCCTCGGCGGCATCATGCGGGCACTGCGCACGATTCCGGTGCTGCTCGAAATCGCGCGCGACATGGAACAGCTTTGTCCGCACGCGCTGCTGTTGCAATACGTCAACCCCATGGCCATGAACTGCTGGGCACTGAGTGCGGCCACCCGCATTCGCACGGTCGGACTGTGCCACAGCGTGCAGGGCACCGCCAAACAGTTGGCGCACGATTTGGGCATTTCCTACGAGGAAATCAACTATCTCTGCGCCGGCATCAATCACATGGCGTTTTATCTGCGCTTCGAGCGCCGGGGCGAAGACTTGTATCCGCGGCTGCGCCAAATCGCGGCCGAGGGCCGCATGCCGGAGTGGAACCGCGTGCGCTACGAGATGCTGCGGCGGCTGGGCTACTTCGTCACCGAATCCAGCGAGCATTTCGCGGAATATGTGCCCTATTTCATCCGCCGCGACCGGCCGGATTTGATCACGCGCTTCAACATTCCGCTGGATGAATATCCGCGGCGCTGCGAAGAGCAAATCAGCGACTGGGAAAAGCGCCGCCGCGAATTCGAGCAGGCGGAGACCGTGCCGGTGCAGCGCAGTCACGAGTATGCCGCTGACATTTTGCACAGCCTGGAAACCGGCGCGCCGAGTGTGATCTACGGCAATGTGCCCAACCGCGGATTGATCGACAACCTGCCCGCGGACTGCTGCGTGGAAGTGCCGTGCCTGGTGGACGGCGCGGGCGTGCAGCCGACCGCCATCGGCAGCCTGCCGCCGCAGCTCGCCGGACTGATGCGCACGAATATCAATGTGCAGGAACTGGCGGTGCGTGCCGCGCTGGGACAGCGGCGCGAGTATGTTTATCATGCCGCCATGCTCGATCCGCACACTGCCGCGGAATTGACGCTGGATGAAATCTGGGCGCTGGTGGATGATCTGCTTGCCGCGCACGGGGATTGGATTCCGCCGCTGCA
This genomic stretch from bacterium harbors:
- a CDS encoding Glu/Leu/Phe/Val dehydrogenase, coding for MSTIKFFDQVNRNFDKAAAFLKYPQGLLDQIKICNSVYHITFPLKKDDGAIATIHAWRAEHSHHKLPAKGGIRYSPMANEDEVMALAALMTYKCAIVDVPFGGAKGAIRIDKRNYSQAELERLTRRYTYELVKKNFIGPGVDVPAPDYGTGPAEMSWIADTYNALTPAGLDTMACVTGKPVTQGGVRGRTEATGRGVYFGIREACNDAADMRKLGLTPGLSGKTAMVQGLGNVGYHAAKFLQEGGATLVGLIEYEGAIYNAKGLDLEKVMQHRRETKSLLGFPGATSTPKNAEGLEWECDILVPAALENQITAENVGRLKTKIVAEGANGPVTADANEALLQKGVHIIPDMYLNAGGVTVSYFEWLKNLSHVRFGRMGKRFEESMNKRMLQAVEELTGSKFPQNIFDQIAHGADEEDLVNSGLEETMISAYNQINEIRKQHGGKIDLRTAAFISAIDKVARSYMELGIFP
- a CDS encoding CHAT domain-containing protein: MDFVVPIFLKTLFESAKKAGLLDLAQKTGEALYDQLVQEKLGPLFKTKLGRLIESAVAAVAEQYAVRQSQFMLAVLTDPTIAAAMDNLGTGELPTRSLLVPVFQGLLPGADAAVAADRFVQKLYDGLSRDQELVNHALLLLSEREAERHQTLVRMLQALSQQLQQPQTAPPPPLPAIPTTRLALVLARAADGQFSVALQRGEEILVPPQPAVLPRDFPLTYEDHLKALASGVTRGWATPVASRDQLLDRLGRQLAAFFLPGEIGNKVHEAIAEAQQRNERVEITFRAGDPQLLSLPIEATHDPAINLPLVLYPHVAVSRALAGTASRPATGIPGPLRLLVLIGSPEEGKTKEPLLDLEAELRTILDAVDHARHGSNCIVEILEEGSLENLSAKLEAEPFHVLHISCHGKPGALILEDRDGNPVEVSPQKLADTIAATGHPHVPLIVLASCLSGVAAAPGDGSDLGSFATQLVQRGFPAVVAMQHPVSDAYATSLAGYLYKHLADDEVPSPLWAFSKARRQVELDRRQGANGKGQGGKEPSGQGGNETRGEEPEYATPALYLGGEEVPLFDRRQPFERVRPQPQPAAVHGLCLRRVGDFIGRRRQQRQIRRALAEQGKSGALITGMGGVGKSALAGHVIENLVKEDWLPVTLVGRVNETDICRAVGDQLWSFAEQMQLPNDHALRRLATPLRAVYGITDEQRRLALVTVLQNLPVLLLLDNFEDNLAEDRQTFRDPELAGFLQSLTDMRLAARLLLTCRHPVPSLRHGLSEIPLGPLSVQEMRKLLLRLPNLKDLAPAQRLAVYQKVGGHPRLLEFLDAILGGGKARFADVSRKLEDKLHELNLSSEALPENLEEALQTAVAAGCRDILLEELIALAQQHPGDWDLLLGAAVYELPVDLTGLAFQRFGRPAVPGEAKPLALSARRLASLSLLSAGEAEHYFVHRWTAGPLLQKAEPAQQRHWHQAAADYWQWRVRNQSHDMQEAALAVRHLLQAENLDEADNLGWGILEQLMNWGHFSQAASLNREMLAYFPVTHSAYPRLSVNLGDLLISLGEGEAARQYYEKSLEIRAKLAQAEPNRADYARDLSVSYERMGDLLRSLGEGEAARQYYEKSLEIRAKLAQAEPDLLERRLDLVVSFYKISSLHQGKVKREYLQRALQILLELQRAGKLPPANAGWIAAIQQELAKGVISDQ
- a CDS encoding alpha-glucosidase/alpha-galactosidase, whose amino-acid sequence is MHMPPKITFLGAGSTVFTYALLCDILSHPGLQQATLALMDIDAERLATSELVARKVSHTLGARPRIIATLDRRAALAEADYVITMLQVGGYRPSTVIDFEIPKKYGLRQTIGDTLGLGGIMRALRTIPVLLEIARDMEQLCPHALLLQYVNPMAMNCWALSAATRIRTVGLCHSVQGTAKQLAHDLGISYEEINYLCAGINHMAFYLRFERRGEDLYPRLRQIAAEGRMPEWNRVRYEMLRRLGYFVTESSEHFAEYVPYFIRRDRPDLITRFNIPLDEYPRRCEEQISDWEKRRREFEQAETVPVQRSHEYAADILHSLETGAPSVIYGNVPNRGLIDNLPADCCVEVPCLVDGAGVQPTAIGSLPPQLAGLMRTNINVQELAVRAALGQRREYVYHAAMLDPHTAAELTLDEIWALVDDLLAAHGDWIPPLH
- a CDS encoding HD domain-containing protein codes for the protein MTSNSFNPLTIIQKYFDPAGPAYRVLVVHSVLVAAKALALARAYQRRHPEAALDLTFIEQAAWLHDIGILRCHAPKIHCHGSEPYIRHTIIGREILEQEGLPAHALVCERHTGAGLTAAEVMQQKLPLPVRDYLPLSLEEKIICLADRFYVKPEAMLYQELTPAEIKEKLAKHGPAVLARWQELCDLFLPEA